In the Brassica napus cultivar Da-Ae chromosome A7, Da-Ae, whole genome shotgun sequence genome, one interval contains:
- the LOC106354631 gene encoding psbP domain-containing protein 4, chloroplastic — METALLRFRVSFSCHPHPHHKKIAAHHRVNNEIPGGSEDEWSPKVLSRRSLLATVSGLSLASSTSLAFPGEGLAVVKQGLLAGRVPGLSEPDDEGWRTYRRPDEKSGGHGVGWSPIIPYAFSVPQDWNEVPVSIADLGGTEIDLRFASPKEGRLSVIVAPVLRFADNLGDNVKIENIGTPAKVINAFGPEVIGENVEGKVLSSNVAEHDGRLYYQFELEPPHVLITATAAGNRLYLFSVTGNGLQWKRYYKDLKKIATSFRVV; from the exons ATGGAGACGGCCCTGCTTCGCTTCCGCGTTAGTTTCTCCTGTCATCCTCATCCACACCACAAGAAAATCGCCGCTCATCACAGAGTCAACAATGAGATTCCTGGAGGATCTGAAGACGAGTGGTCTCCTAAGGTTTTGAGTAGAAGATCATTACTAGCGACTGTTTCTGGACTCTCACTGGCCTCTTCGACGTCTTTAGCGTTTCCAGGGGAAGGATTAGCTGTCGTGAAACAAGGTCTGCTCGCCGGGAGAGTTCCCGGTCTGTCCGAACCCGATGACGAAG GTTGGAGAACATACCGTAGACCAGACGAGAAGTCAGGAGGGCATGGCGTTGGTTGGAGTCCTATTATCCCTTACGCCTTCTCTGTTCCTCAAGATTGGAACGAG GTACCTGTATCGATAGCTGATCTTGGTGGAACTGAGATTGACTTGAGATTTGCTAGTCCTAAAGAAGGCCGCTTGTCTGTAATTGTCGCTCCCGTTCTAAGATTTGCAGATA ACCTTGGGGACAACGTGAAGATTGAGAATATTGGAACACCAGCGAAGGTGATCAACGCCTTTGGACCAGAAGTTATTGGAGAAAACGTTGAAGGGAAAGTGTTGAGTTCAAATGTAGCGGAACACGATGGTAGACTCTATTACCAGTTCGAGCTAGAGCCACCTCATGTACTCATCACTGCAACCGCTGCCGGAAACCGTCTTTACTTGTTCAGTGTCACCGGAAACG GGCTTCAATGGAAGAGATACTACAAGGATCTGAAGAAGATAGCTACTTCCTTCCGCGTTGTTTAG
- the LOC106357356 gene encoding peroxidase 13, producing the protein MINIKQKMSRGVRESISKHSFSSRMIIIGIFLVLFSAHDLFSFSEAQQLQFGFYSETCPSAESIVGDVVKQAVTKDPRNAAVLLRLHFHDCFVEGCDGSILIKHEVNDDERFAPGNAGVGGFDVIDNAKSELERLCPGVVSCADIVALAARNAVVAAKGPFYEVPTGRRDGLTSDKSNAANLPDVEDSINILKSKFREKGLSDKDFVLLSAGAHTIGTTACFFIMSRLDAQDSTISPEFFQVLRSKCPKGGDVNVRIPLDWESQFVFDEQIFRNIRDGKGVIKSDSVLYQDNDMKNIIESYLASNESSEANFAADFAEAMVKMGAIGVKTGVKGEVRRICNATN; encoded by the exons ATGatcaatataaaacaaaaaatgagcCGTGGAGTACGAGAGAGTATATCGAAGCATTCATTTAGTTCGAGAATGATCATTATTGGAATCTTTCTAGTTTTGTTTTCTGCTCATGATCTATTCAGTTTTTCAGAGGCACAACAACTCCAGTTTGGGTTCTACTCAGAAACATGTCCATCCGCAGAATCCATCGTCGGTGACGTTGTTAAACAAGCAGTGACCAAGGACCCTAGAAATGCTGCTGTCTTACTCCGTCTCCACTTCCATGATTGCTTTGTTGAG GGTTGTGATGGGTCTATTCTTATCAAACACGAAGTAAATGATGACGAGAGGTTTGCTCCGGGTAACGCTGGTGTGGGTGGTTTCGATGTTATAGATAATGCCAAATCAGAGCTTGAACGTTTGTGTCCAGGCGTTGTGTCTTGTGCTGACATCGTTGCTCTTGCTGCTAGAAACGCTGTCGTTGCG GCAAAAGGACCTTTTTACGAGGTTCCAACAGGTCGAAGAGATGGCCTGACATCAGATAAGAGTAACGCTGCTAACTTGCCAGATGTTGAAGATtccataaacattttaaaatcaaaattcagAGAAAAGGGGCTTTCAGATAAAGATTTTGTTCTTCTTAGTGCTG GTGCACATACTATCGGTACTACAGCATGTTTCTTTATCATGTCACGTTTGGATGCTCAAGATTCAACGATAAGTCCAGAATTTTTTCAAGTGTTGAGATCAAAGTGTCCAAAAGGTGGCGATGTTAATGTAAGGATTCCGTTGGATTGGGAAAGCCAGTTTGTGTTCGACGAGCAAATATTTAGGAACATCAGAGATGGCAAAGGAGTTATCAAATCGGATTCTGTACTGTACCAAGATAATGACATGAAGAATATTATTGAGTCGTATTTGGCAAGCAACGAGAGTTCGGAGGCTAATTTTGCTGCGGATTTTGCTGAAGCTATGGTAAAGATGGGTGCCATTGGGGTGAAGACTGGTGTTAAAGGAGAGGTCAGACGCATATGCAATGCCACAAATTAG